Genomic window (Amaranthus tricolor cultivar Red isolate AtriRed21 chromosome 7, ASM2621246v1, whole genome shotgun sequence):
ACAAAGACCTCCATCTTGAATATTGCGAAAGTGAtaacaaagaaacaaaattcACTTGACAAATAGCTAAAAACAATATTGCTGAAGTTTGAAAAGGCCTCACTAACCTGAACTTATGCATACAACCTTAAAGTTGATAAGCCTCATAACTAACCATAAAAAGATCTTAAACTTAAGGTTCTTACAAATAGTGCAAGTTTCCATTCATAGACAAGATTACAAGAAGCATAGATGTCCTAAAACACACAATACTTCATTCGTCCATGTGAGTTTGCTACATATTAATAATTGGTCCATTGCACTGATTTTGCTAAACATTCCTTATCAGTTCATACCAGTGATTTTGCTacatatttctaattcattcaTCCCAACGACGTTACTGCATTTACATTTGAATTGCCCgtgattttaattttcatccGCCCATTTTTATCTCTCTTTTCAATTCACTAcacattataatttttcttattcttataATCTCTGAAACCAAACCACTGCGTGCTATATCAAATGTAGCAAACTTAAGGGGAAAGACGAGTACTTCCAACAATTTAATGTCGAATGGAATCAAGTAAATTACTAACATTAGAAACAATACTAAAAGTGATGAATATACCTCAGCAACATGTTCAAGCGTAATGGCCTCAGGAACAATAGCACTCCTTAGCCGAATTTTGACAAAACCACTACTACCCTTCAATGGGAAACACTCCCCAGGCTGTCCAAAGCTAGGCATCAACATTTTATTCGCTTTACTATGAACCCTATTCTTACTATTTCCAGAAAACAAACCAGCCATCTTCCAACCATCTAATGGTTCTGAATGATCTACAACCTTAGAGCCAGCACTAGCCAAAGCATAATCTACTCTCCCAAGCCCGTCTGCAGCGTGTTTCTTAATTTCTTTCTCCACCACATCCCTAGCCAAATTCCTAATATCATCATAATTCAACCCAACACTTCCACCATTTTTACTGCTCTTCAACTCACCATACATATTCATCACATCATCTTTAGTCAAGAATCCTTTCAATTTCAATTCATCCAAACGCAACTCTAAATCCCCAATTCTCTCatttaatttctccaattgaGCATTGAATTCTCCACTTTTATCCTCAATTCTCCTATTCATTTCTCTCCTCAAATTCCCAACTTCACTCTCGAACTTCGTATCAACAACCTCAACTTGTACCTGCAACATATTAGTAGTTTTTTTAAGCGAATATTCCACCTCTGCAATTCTGCGTTCCATTTCAGAAAACTCCGCCAGATTACCAGGATCACCCAGATTCCCGGAATTAATCACCAATTTCCTAACCATTTGAACCAACCCTCCTAAAACAATCAACAACAATAAATTCTTAATTAATATACTCAACAACGTCATCCATCTGGGTTTTGGAGATTTAGTTAAACCAGTTGCAGCCTTTCGATTTCGTGTCCGAATAGGACCATTCGAATTCAGCAATtgagatgacttcttatctttaGATCTTTCAAGAA
Coding sequences:
- the LOC130817302 gene encoding SUN domain-containing protein 1; protein product: MSASTVSVTANSRRRPSAVSDMKQSIDIVNATTISPNLDKSIVGNGENDKVMSENKDLSHSSRGEAVLERSKDKKSSQLLNSNGPIRTRNRKAATGLTKSPKPRWMTLLSILIKNLLLLIVLGGLVQMVRKLVINSGNLGDPGNLAEFSEMERRIAEVEYSLKKTTNMLQVQVEVVDTKFESEVGNLRREMNRRIEDKSGEFNAQLEKLNERIGDLELRLDELKLKGFLTKDDVMNMYGELKSSKNGGSVGLNYDDIRNLARDVVEKEIKKHAADGLGRVDYALASAGSKVVDHSEPLDGWKMAGLFSGNSKNRVHSKANKMLMPSFGQPGECFPLKGSSGFVKIRLRSAIVPEAITLEHVAESVAYDRSSAPKHCQVYGYLQGKQGLETSPVELEKKFLLTDFTYDLDKSNAQTFNVLEEVRSSIIDTVIFEFKSNHGSPVFTCIYRVRVHGHEPKSVPVVPIES